DNA sequence from the Acipenser ruthenus chromosome 20, fAciRut3.2 maternal haplotype, whole genome shotgun sequence genome:
AAAAGAGTTGTGTGATTTCTGTATCTCAGACTTTTGGGGATTTGCAGAAATTGAGATAGCAGAGTAACCCGATATTAGAAAagatattgaaatgcattattttttgtgCATTGTAAATACTATGAACTTTTTGCACTAATGCATTCAGATGAATGCAAAGGCTAAACAAAAGCTTGCTTTGGGCTTCCTCAGTAAAATCCTGATGGATATTTTTGCATTGTATCAAGTTACTGTGCTGTGACTGTGCTACAGGCTCTGAAATGAGTGCTCCACATGGCTTTCAGTGATGCTCTTAATAACAGCTATTAACGATGACCTGTTAACATTCGGGTAGAATTAAATCACGTGCCACTTTAATTAGATTTACGGCTGAGTGACACAGCAGGTGTTGGGACTGCTAGCAGACCAAATTATTAATCTAAATTCAAGGTGGAGGCTTGGAATCCCAAATGTTAAAATGTAGACAGATGCAAAATCATCAGAAAAAACTAaacttatatatacagtatgtggagtagtgattagggctctggactcttgaccggagggttgtgggttcaatccccggtggaggacactgctgctgtacccttgagcaaggtactttacctagattgccccagtaaaaaacccaactgtataaatgggtaattgtatgtaaaaaaataatgtgatatcttgtaacaattgtaagtcgccctggataagggcgtctgctaagaaataaataataatatttatatatacagaaagagagagagttttctgtattattttagccAAGAACTCCACCCACTTATGCCTTACATTCTGTGATCCATTCCAAGCCAAGCAAGTCCATGCCAGCCTGTAGTTagaatctcttttttttgttcaacACTGCGTAGATGTGGCTGCATTAGCGGAAACATGTACGACAGTCTTTATAAAGATTCCACAACAACACAGTCTTCAGATAAACCACAACTCTGAGCAATGAGCAGCAACATTTTATTCACTTCTTATATATAATAACACTTAACAACACAGTGGCCGGTACATCACATTGAGCAAACAGTGCAAACTGATATTTCCTATTTATCCAAACATGGATTTTCTACAAGCAGATCTGTGTCATGCTTTTTTATCCCCCTCTGAATTGTCTGTTGTGACAACACTGCACACCGACCAAAGAGCTCAGCGCTTTAGCAACCTTTGTAATCGTAACGAgagaataaaacaataaaaccatttaGAGCAGCAGAGAGGTGACAGTGGGAGTGGCTGATGGAACAGAAGGAGGTGATGGAttgggggctgtgtggtccagtggttaaagaaacgggcttgtaaccaggaggtccccagttcaaatcccagctcagccactgactcactgtgtgatcctgagcaagtcacttaacctccttgtgctccgtctttcaggtgagacgtagttgtaagtgactctgaagctgatgcatagttcacacaccctagtctctgtaagtcgccttggataaaggcgtctgctaaataaacaaataataataataataacagtaaaagcACTGATACCCTTACATGCCATGCCTTACTCTGTTACCCATTATCTTACTTCTTTGCCCTCAGTGTGCTATTATGTCTGCCTAATCTCCTTGTCTATATATAGCCTCCCTTTCAGATCCCCTGTAATGCATTTAACACTCTTAAAGCATCAGGCACATTTGTTATCTCAACCCAGGTTGGCCAACCCATTGCGGCACCAATacgttgttttgttgttgttttattactgGCTATATCATTTACAGCTTAAGCCAGCAATGTTTGCTGTAGAATTCCTCTGAAGCAGGAATCAGCAGCTCTGTGACCTGCATGCAAATGCTTTGTCAGTTAGTATCAGGGTCATGTCTCCACAAATACGCAATTGCAAATCTAAGATAATCTAAGGCGTGCAAGGTCCAGAGGAGGCATGCAGTTTCGTTTTTTTAAGgctgggaattttttttttttaaagacggaCAAGAGAACTTAAACGATTGTTCAGAACTAACCTACTTTTTTGGAATCTGTGCCTATCTCCGGTtggcgtaaaaaaaaaaatactatcgtAATTGACTATAATTAGAACAGCAGGTAAACAAATGCACATCTTTAGAAGGGGGGTTCCTAACTGACCAGGCCCCCCAAACGAACAAGCGAAGGCTGCCTTTGACAGTATAAAGTCTTGGTCTGAAGGCTTGGAGCCAGGAGATCAGGTCCTCCCTGTGTCTGGGTGACCCCAGTACATCCTCCTCTGTTAATTCAATGAAATACTATTCACATACACTTCCAAACcagaaatcaaaataataataataataataataataataataataataataataataataataagaagaagaagaagaagaagaagaagaagaagaagaagaagaagaagaagaagaagaagaagaagaagaagaagaagaagaagaagaagaagaagaagaagaagaataaattagggaaccattatatatatatatatatatatatatatatatatatatatactgtatatattaaggaCGCTCAGGGAGACTTATCCAAGTATGTCCTAAGAATGTGCAGCAACAGTGGTCTGCAATAAAACCGTTTTATTTatgaattatttataaataaattatttacctCCGTTCCACAACCTCCATGGGTGACAAGCCACTGAAGGCATGCTAGGTTGCCGGTGGCAGCGGCGTCGTGCGCCGGGCTCGCTCCGTTCCTGGCGTGGTTGTTCCCGGGCAGACCCGCATCCTCCACCAGGTAACGGAGACAGGTGAGCTTCCCGGCTCGCGCGGCGTGGTGCACCGGGGAAGCCCCGAGCGTGTCCTTGATGCCGGCGTGCAGGACCTTCTCAGCAAACAACACTTTTAAGGTGTCCACGTCGCCCTGTCTTGCGGCAAGCAGAGTCCGTTCCGTCACCATACTGCCACTGTCGTCTTTCTAGACTGCTTGGGTATTGCAATTCAGCATGCATGAGCCGTCCCCAGGCTTCAGTACCCAACACCGTAATGTCctgtggatattattattattatttatttattagcagacgcccttatcctgggcgacttacaatcgtaagcaaatacatttcaagtgttacaatacaagtaatacaatataatattattatatatagtaatattattattattattattattattattattattattattattattattattattattagttttctaCTGAACGTGCAATATTGTATTTGCTTCTTTGTACTATCAAATTCATTGAAGTTACATCAATATTGTCCCCACATCCCGACATTGTTATTTTCTAACGTCAAAGCTTTATAATAATGTTATCTGACACCTGGTTAATTATATCCGCGGCAGATTAATAACTTATTTGAGGTCTTAACTACAATCTACAAATAAGTTAATATTTTTGTCCCCCATTTCCAAAATTGcgttaaaaaaaatcctgtctatattacaaaaagtttttaaaaaagagatAGTGTAGAGGaatactagtaaaaaaaaaagataaagccgACAGTGTCCTTCCCTGGAAATGTGTCTTCTTCTCTTGGGCAGTGACTTGTCACAATAACGTCAAACTCTCCATTTGCCAGGAATGTCCATGCTTCTGTTTTGAGTTCGTGTCGGGACCAGGAGATTCACGCTGAAATTGCAATCCTCTGCACAGCTTGCTTTCCCTCGGCACCGCTATTTCACAGCATTTGTTTCTAGAAGTAAACAGTAGGCACACAACGGGCTCTTTTTTTGCAGTGCATTAAAACAAGTTAATCCCTCCCTTTAGATCTCTGTTAGACCTCCTGTTGCTTCCGATGACATAATAGGTCTGGTCACTTGTTGAATAATCCGTAAAGGGGGAGGATCACTTCAGCTGCTGAAACACTTGGCCACTTTGAGTCGGCTCAGGTCTTAAAGGAGCAGTGCAATGCCTAAAGTGGATCTTttgactgagacactgagaccTACATGTTTAACTATTCCCAATTAGAAGATGCGTGCAGCATTTATAACATAGTCTGGATGCTTGACATCACTGAACATGTTTATATGTATCTGGATACTAAGTGAACACAGAAAAGGTGTAGGTgtgggataagaacataagaacataagaaagtttacaaacgagtggaggccattctgcccatcttgctcgtttggttgttagtagcttattgatcccagaatctcatcaagcagcttcttgaaggaacccagggtgtcagcttcaacaacattactcggcagttggttccagactcccacaattctgcctcctattttctgttttcaatgcccctttatctaatctccatttgtgacccctggttcttgttttttttcaggtcgaaaaaatcctttgggtcgacattgtcaataccttttagaattctgaatgcttgaaacaGATCGTCtcataatcttctttgttcaagactgaatatattaaattattttagcctgtctgcatatgtcatgccttttaaacccggaagaattctggtcactcttctttgcattctttctcgagcagcaatatcctttttgtagcgaggtgaccagaactgaacacaatattctagatgaggtcttactaatgcattgtaaagttttaacattacttcccttgatttaaattcaacacttttcactatatatccgagcatcttgttggccttttttatagtttccccacattgtcgagatgaagacatttctgagtcaacataaactcctaagtcattttcatagattccttcttcaatttcaatatctaccatatgatatttataatgcacatttttattgcctgcgtgcagtaccttatacttttctctataaaatgtcatttgccatgcgtctgcccagttctgaatgctgtctagatcattttgaatgaccgttGCTGCTGCAACTGGTGTTCAGATATTTGGCAGTATGCTTCTGTAGGTCAGGTTCatcaaattatatttattacaaaCAGAGAGCAAACTTTATAAGAGAGGCAGACAGACCGATCGCTTTGCAGTCTTTatgagagagacaggcagacagatcgCTTTGCAGTCTTTATGAGAGAGATGGCTTTGCAGTCTTTATAAGAGACAGACAGATCGCTTTGCAGTCTTTATAAGAGAGGCAAACAGACAGATCGCTTTGCAGTCTTtatgagagacagacagacagatcgcTTTGCAGTCTTTATGAAAGGCAAACAGACCGATCGCTTTGCAGTCTTTATAAGAGAGGCAAACAGACAGATCGCTTTGCAGTCTTtatgagacagacagacagatcgcTTTGCAATCTATATAAGAGAGAGGTCGCTATGCAGTCTTtatgagacagacagacagattgctTTGCTCTGTTGCTACCTGCAGCTACAGTTTCACATTCCCCTTTTAGAGTAACACAGATATTACATCATCATTTTATTTGATTGACAAACACCACAGTATACTGAATATATATGGGAAAACAAGCCCAACACCTATTTATACAGCAACAAACATGATCTCAAGGGTTCTTATCCAGGCTTAAAGAAACACATCCAATTGGTTAAAGTGGGGCTGGGGGTGTTAAACATATGTGCTGATGGTCTGTTTAGCTTGAGACGGACCCTCCTTTGTCCCGTCTTCATTCTTTATCTTCTTGCAGCAGCTTTCATAGGTTGAGATAACGGCAGACGAGAGAGCACCTAATGTTGCACCGACCGCCGTCCACAATGAGTAACCATATTCAAAACCGGGGAAGCCTGGGATTTTTAGGGAGACCTGGTAAAAAGAAGCAATATACtggctgtaaaaaaacaaaaaccttctcACACGCTTGTGTGTAGCCATGCATGCAAAATAATGACATTTACTGTATAgaaatacatcaataataataaatgaaagcaGCATTTACCTCATATTGGTGAATATAGTAAACATACACACAGTATCTAATAATGGCACCAGTAGAAAACACTCCTGAAATacaaatgataataaaaacaaacaataaggtTAAGAATAATAACTGGAAGATAAACGATTAATCTCTTCGTTGTAAAAAAAATGCTAACATTTGTAGTAAAATTTGCAATGGGTGCTTTATAGAACCATGTGGGAGTTCTAGTCTGGAACCCTTGATTTGTTAACGTTCTAAAAAAAACCTCTCTTCTACAGAACACCAGAACTAGACATCTTGAAATCAGCCTATTCCCCCTACTTATAACTCACCTACTAGGAAATACAATGCAGCAGCCAGTCTCTGCAGCTGCCTCCTCCTCATCGCATCTTTACAGTAGTGGAAGTGTCTGAATCCTAGAAGCAGGCACAAGAATGCAGCCACACTCGCAATGCTGGAGGTGATCATCAGAGATCTCGTGACCACTATGGTTGCTAAAAAGTGTGGGGGATGATAAAGAGAATGTAGAAGGTCCAGCCTTATGCATTAAATCTGATGCATACTGTGACTTTCAAAACgtatttgaaaatgtttactAAAACGTCACTTCATGTTTTCTATATGGATGTTACTTGTTGCATAGCGCCACTTGGTGGCTGGAAATTGTATTATTCTTTATGGCACTGAAGTCAAATTCAATTTGAATAAATTAGACTATTAACAAAAAACATGCATTGCATTGCAAACTCATAACTGTTCATTTGAACACGTGTTTTTATGCAATCTACAGATTCAAGCAATTTAAAACAGTCTTGCTCCCGATGTATTAGTTAAATGATAGAACCCAGtggagctttctgattggtggatgaaagttctgggGTTTGGGCTGCAGCCTGGACCAAATCTCCAATGGCGTGCACTGGCGTTTCGATTCTCGCTTAACATAATGAATGTCAGGCAGACTCCTTGTACATTGGCACTGTACATGATGTCTGATTAGTggttaaaacaatgttttaattgaatttctGTATCCCCCTCCTTTCTCCGGTGGGTTTACAATTAACACGGTGCATGCATTTCTGTTATTGCATACCTGGGTGAGGGTTCAGATAAGAACTGAAAATGTCGCATGTCCATATTTTAACAAACTTGTCCCACACACATTCTCTCCAGAGACCCCGGCAGCGGATACTCAGCATCACCGACCCTTTGCTGTTTATCTAGAAAGAAAGCGAAACCGGAGCTACACCACAAGGGCATACATTGTAATGTCGTTGTATGAGTAGCTATAACATATCGCGCAGTTTGAACACTGGCCCCGACAATGCCGGGTAAACGTGTAGGTGTATCGTAGCTGTTTGCAcagtttcagtatttaaaaataaaaaaagcattttgtaatTCTAAACCTAGAATTGAATGACTTGCCACTCACCTGCCAGCAATCAGTGTAGAGAGAGGCAATCGTGCCGCCAACAGCAAAAGCGCCGCAAATAACAGACAGGAGATTCAACTCACAGCCCATTGCTGTGAAAGGCCCGCGCGTGAATTAAGCTATAGAAATCGATACTGCTCGAAAGTCCAGTTCCGTCTGCCGTGTAGCACAGTCTGGTGTCCCAGTATAGAATGTTTTAAGTCTACATTCCGATGCTCAGTAACGATTAAAACGGCACAGTGAACCAAAATGACTTGACATTTGCCTCCCAGCACGACTCACTCATTCTAGGTAGTTGtttgaatacaataataaataataataaaaaaaataaaacatatatgcaAAACGTTACAAAATATTTAGATTTGATTAACAATCTAGAATGTGATATTTCCAAAAAATATTTAAGACACACCTCAAAAACCTCCaattaaatgttgttgttttttttttgcagctggcTTTATTCTCAAAATGTCAAGCGGAACCAATACCTTCTGAAAGCCAAGAGTGTCGCTCTCTTGGTTTTAAAGTTTCAGCCGAAGCAGAAGATCACTGAATGTCCGCATAACAACAACACACCGTGTCCGGACTATTGTAAACATTATTCTACGAAAATACCTTACCTGCGGGCTCGGAGCGTTCTAAAAAGACACGCCCTTATTTTGTTCGAGTTCTATGAAGAACCGTTCTTACCACAGGTGGTTCCATATAAAGTGTTCGATATTCCAAAGCTTCAAATAATATGCAAGCATGCAGCTTAGTTGTATCTTGCTAGTTCTGTCGGGTTGTcagtttcctttctttctttcaaacctAAAGAAACCTATACATTTAACACTGGGTGTAAATGTTTCGTTGGTATGGTCTAGTTTCTGTTATATGTAGTAAGTATGTCCCACCACATGGTGGCAAGCAAGGACACATTTCataggcttttgtttttttatttcatgtctaACCATGAACAACAAACTGAGAAAAAAGTTTGGGCAGATCAAGTAAAAAATATCTCAGAAAACATGTCTACTGTAGCCTACGATTGCAAATAAACCATATATATCctcaagcaaaaagaaaaataatacaccTATTTATAAAGCGGGTCTTGCTAATTGCATATCACTTACCATTGCAGTTTCAAACAATACTGCAAACGGAAGAGCGCCGAGATTGGATATTCAAGGTTAGGAGAACACGGGGTGCAGGGAGTCAATAAGCACACTCAGCAAGGAGCGGTCCTGTTTATTACCACGTGTGTAGGACTGACTAAGCATTGTGCAACAGACTTCAAACACATCTTAGTGCGTCCTTCACA
Encoded proteins:
- the LOC131696520 gene encoding claudin-16-like isoform X1: MGCELNLLSVICGAFAVGGTIASLYTDCWQINSKGSVMLSIRCRGLWRECVWDKFVKIWTCDIFSSYLNPHPATIVVTRSLMITSSIASVAAFLCLLLGFRHFHYCKDAMRRRQLQRLAAALYFLVGVFSTGAIIRYCVYVYYIHQYEVSLKIPGFPGFEYGYSLWTAVGATLGALSSAVISTYESCCKKIKNEDGTKEGPSQAKQTISTYV
- the LOC131696520 gene encoding uncharacterized protein LOC131696520 isoform X2; the protein is MGRPREKCFSTLDRSHESSCGVSAHNIQRTSQHSTASVNFCFLVLSTLLYFLNSATIVVTRSLMITSSIASVAAFLCLLLGFRHFHYCKDAMRRRQLQRLAAALYFLVGVFSTGAIIRYCVYVYYIHQYEVSLKIPGFPGFEYGYSLWTAVGATLGALSSAVISTYESCCKKIKNEDGTKEGPSQAKQTISTYV
- the LOC131696520 gene encoding claudin-16-like isoform X3, with product MLSIRCRGLWRECVWDKFVKIWTCDIFSSYLNPHPATIVVTRSLMITSSIASVAAFLCLLLGFRHFHYCKDAMRRRQLQRLAAALYFLVGVFSTGAIIRYCVYVYYIHQYEVSLKIPGFPGFEYGYSLWTAVGATLGALSSAVISTYESCCKKIKNEDGTKEGPSQAKQTISTYV